Proteins from a single region of Nakamurella alba:
- a CDS encoding ABC transporter substrate-binding protein, whose amino-acid sequence MSQQDQRAVLQQLFTRRNFMRAAGLSAAAGVLAACGSDETPATTSSSAATTAGSSAGTSTSASAETSMSSATSEGTASATGSATGGAGPSVAPGTYGTIALQLSWIKNIEFAGEFFADSKGYYTQAGFEKVDLVSGPVDSADALVFANSVDIGLSAPDATARLVSEQGAPLKIIGSTFQKNPFCILSLEEGKPIRTPEDLKGKKIGIQTGTNQSIFAGFLSANGIDASELEQVAVGFEPTPLTAGEVDGFMAYLTNEPFIVKADGKTPVTLSFADNGLPLTAETFTVTEETITSKRDMLKAFLWAEIKGWNDAVADPAGSAKLAVETYGSDLGLDIPGQTEQAEAQNTLVVSDETKTNGLFTISDTLMGQIGEALVAVGITDVTTDQLFDLSLLEEVYAEYPDLIVG is encoded by the coding sequence GTGAGCCAGCAAGACCAGCGCGCCGTCCTCCAGCAGCTCTTCACCCGCCGCAACTTCATGCGCGCGGCCGGACTCTCCGCCGCGGCGGGTGTCCTCGCCGCCTGCGGGTCCGACGAGACCCCGGCCACCACCAGCAGTTCGGCCGCCACCACCGCCGGATCCTCGGCCGGGACCTCCACCTCGGCCTCGGCCGAGACCTCGATGTCCTCGGCGACGTCGGAGGGCACCGCGAGCGCCACCGGCTCGGCCACCGGCGGGGCCGGCCCCAGCGTCGCACCGGGCACCTACGGCACGATCGCCCTGCAGCTGTCCTGGATCAAGAACATCGAGTTCGCGGGTGAGTTCTTCGCCGACTCGAAGGGCTACTACACCCAGGCCGGCTTCGAGAAGGTCGACCTGGTCTCCGGTCCGGTCGACTCGGCCGACGCCCTGGTGTTCGCCAACTCGGTCGACATCGGCCTGTCCGCGCCGGACGCCACCGCGCGCCTGGTCAGCGAGCAGGGTGCCCCGTTGAAGATCATCGGCTCCACCTTCCAGAAGAACCCCTTCTGCATCCTGTCCCTGGAGGAGGGCAAGCCGATCCGCACGCCCGAGGACCTCAAGGGCAAGAAGATCGGCATCCAGACCGGTACCAACCAGTCGATCTTCGCCGGCTTCCTGTCCGCCAACGGGATCGATGCCTCCGAGCTGGAGCAGGTGGCCGTGGGCTTCGAGCCCACGCCGCTGACCGCCGGTGAGGTCGACGGTTTCATGGCGTACCTGACCAACGAGCCGTTCATCGTCAAGGCCGACGGCAAGACCCCGGTCACCCTGTCCTTCGCCGACAACGGTCTGCCGCTGACCGCGGAGACCTTCACCGTCACCGAGGAGACGATCACCTCCAAGCGCGACATGCTGAAGGCGTTCCTCTGGGCCGAGATCAAGGGCTGGAACGACGCGGTCGCCGACCCGGCCGGTTCGGCGAAGCTGGCGGTCGAGACCTACGGGTCCGACCTGGGTCTGGACATCCCCGGCCAGACCGAGCAGGCCGAGGCGCAGAACACCCTGGTGGTCAGCGACGAGACGAAGACCAATGGTCTGTTCACCATCAGCGACACGCTGATGGGCCAGATCGGCGAGGCGCTGGTGGCCGTCGGCATCACCGACGTCACCACCGACCAGCTGTTCGACCTGTCGCTGCTGGAAGAGGTCTACGCGGAGTACCCCGACCTCATCGTCGGCTGA
- a CDS encoding DUF5998 family protein: MSTSLPEGLIRRIEGSGYYPGFVLDVLDVALAAEPVQSYLVHGETTFDLETIRRHLSVVVLTPTRLIFVHADDHGGDEEHGEQAHGIATSESVALSVIRTVMVTHVVPQPERYKRGRLGRELTLTIGWGAVNRIDLEPAGCGDPQCEADHGYTGSLTGDDLSLRISADAEGDDALADAITFAKALSAATVGRDARV; the protein is encoded by the coding sequence ATGTCGACGTCGTTGCCCGAAGGACTGATCCGGCGGATCGAGGGTTCCGGGTACTACCCGGGCTTCGTCCTGGACGTGCTCGACGTGGCGCTGGCCGCCGAGCCGGTGCAGTCCTACCTGGTGCACGGCGAGACCACGTTCGACCTGGAGACCATCCGCCGGCACCTGTCGGTCGTGGTCCTCACGCCGACCCGGCTGATCTTCGTGCACGCCGACGACCACGGCGGCGACGAGGAGCACGGCGAGCAGGCCCACGGCATCGCCACCAGTGAGTCCGTCGCGCTGTCGGTGATCCGGACGGTGATGGTGACCCACGTCGTCCCGCAGCCCGAGCGGTACAAGCGCGGCCGGCTGGGGCGTGAGCTCACCCTGACCATCGGTTGGGGCGCGGTGAACCGCATCGACCTGGAGCCGGCCGGCTGCGGGGACCCGCAGTGCGAGGCGGACCACGGCTACACCGGTTCGCTCACCGGCGACGACCTGTCGCTGCGGATCAGTGCCGACGCCGAGGGCGACGACGCGCTGGCCGACGCCATCACCTTCGCCAAGGCCCTGTCGGCCGCCACCGTCGGCCGGGACGCCCGGGTCTGA